One genomic segment of Oreochromis aureus strain Israel breed Guangdong linkage group 9, ZZ_aureus, whole genome shotgun sequence includes these proteins:
- the shha gene encoding sonic hedgehog protein A, with protein sequence MLLWTKIALVGLICLSLVSSGMGCGPGRGYGRRRHPKKLTPLAYKQFIPNVAEKTLGASGKYEGKITRNSERFKELTPNYNTDIIFKDEENTGADRLMTQRCKDKLNSLAISVMNQWPGVKLRVTEGWDEDGHHLEDSLHYEGRAVDITTSDRDKSKYGTLSRLAVEAGFDWVYYESKAHIHCSVKAENSVAAKSGGCFPGSSTVTLQDGTKKAVKDLRSGDRVMTADDDGNVIYTDFIMFIDRDSTLRRIFYVIETDSGQKITLTAAHLLFVSPNSSSETEKRMSAIFASQVQPGQKVFVFDAERSRLEPVTVKRIYTQSHEGSFAPVTAQGTIVVDQVLASCYAVIEDHDLAHWALAPVRLAHWVSSFLFSSQPPSSAQNEGVHWYSKILYQLGTWLLDSHSIHPLGMSVYPS encoded by the exons atgctgctctGGACCAAAATCGCGTTGGTCGGTCTCATCTGCTTGTCCTTGGTATCCTCTGGGATGGGATGCGGACCGGGCAGGGGGTACGGCAGAAGAAGACATCCGAAGAAGCTGACACCTCTTGCGTACAAGCAGTTCATCCCCAACGTCGCGGAGAAGACCCTCGGGGCAAGCGGCAAATACGAAGGCAAGATCACAAGAAACTCCGAGCGATTTAAAGAACTGACTCCCAATTATAACACAGACATCATATTCAAGGATGAGGAGAACACCGGTGCTGACAGGCTAATGACTCAG AGATGTAAAGACAAGCTGAACTCACTAGCCATCTCCGTGATGAACCAGTGGCCCGGAGTGAAGCTGCGGGTCACCGAGGGCTGGGATGAGGACGGACACCATTTAGAAGACTCCCTTCACTACGAGGGCAGAGCCGTGGACATCACCACTTCAGACAGAGACAAGAGCAAATACGGCACTCTGTCCAGGCTGGCGGTGGAAGCTGGATTTGACTGGGTCTACTATGAATCCAAGGCCCACATCCACTGCTCCGTGAAAGCAG AAAATTCAGTGGCAGCAAAGTCAGGCGGCTGCTTCCCCGGATCCTCCACGGTCACCCTTCAGGATGGCACCAAGAAAGCTGTCAAAGATCTCAGAAGCGGCGACAGGGTCATGACAGCAGATGACGACGGAAATGTAATTTACACCGACTTCATCATGTTTATAGACCGAGATTCGACGCTGAGGAGGATCTTCTATGTGATCGAAACCGACTCGGGCCAGAAAATAACCCTCACCGCCGCGCACCTCCTCTTCGTCAGCCCCAACAGCTCCAGCGAGACGGAGAAGCGGATGTCTGCGATTTTCGCCAGTCAAGTCCAGCCTGGACAGAAAGTGTTCGTCTTTGACGCAGAGCGAAGTCGACTGGAGCCTGTGACCGTCAAACGGATTTACACGCAAAGTCACGAAGGTTCCTTTGCGCCCGTGACCGCGCAGGGGACCATCGTGGTGGACCAGGTTCTTGCGTCCTGTTATGCAGTGATCGAAGACCACGACTTGGCACACTGGGCCCTGGCACCCGTCAGGCTCGCCCACTGGGTGTCCTCGTTCCTATTTAGCTCCCAGCCTCCAAGCAGTGCACAAAACGAAGGAGTGCACTGGTACTCCAAAATCCTTTATCAATTAGGGACATGGCTCTTGGACAGCCACTCGATCCATCCACTTGGAATGTCGGTATACCCAAGTTGA